A window of the bacterium genome harbors these coding sequences:
- a CDS encoding isoprenyl transferase: MDKNPRHIAIIMDGNGRWAQRRGLPRLEGHLAGVGAVRRIVEACRDLGIPYLTLYTFSTENWRRPKEEVEGLMMLLREQLRSQTPELKEKGVRVIVIGKRDELPLDLQAEIKRSEEETAQNKDLHLILAINYGGRAEIVQACKRIIEKVKSGEIEDIDEASFSSYLYTRDIPDPDLLIRTAGEQRISNFLLWQIAYTEFYITDTLWPDFTKEDLIKAIEDYKRRKRKFGGLADEESSNIR, from the coding sequence ATGGACAAAAATCCTCGCCATATAGCAATAATTATGGATGGAAACGGGCGCTGGGCGCAGAGGCGCGGGCTTCCTCGCCTGGAGGGACATTTAGCCGGTGTGGGAGCGGTGCGACGAATAGTTGAAGCCTGCAGGGACCTCGGCATCCCTTATCTTACCCTCTATACATTCTCAACAGAGAATTGGCGCAGACCGAAGGAGGAGGTAGAGGGATTAATGATGCTCCTCCGGGAACAGCTCCGGTCCCAGACCCCCGAGTTGAAAGAGAAGGGGGTAAGGGTGATAGTTATAGGTAAGAGGGATGAACTTCCCTTGGACCTGCAGGCAGAGATAAAGCGGTCGGAGGAGGAAACAGCACAAAATAAGGACCTTCATCTTATATTGGCGATAAATTATGGAGGGAGGGCGGAGATTGTCCAAGCTTGTAAGAGGATTATTGAGAAAGTTAAAAGTGGTGAGATTGAGGATATTGATGAGGCATCATTTTCCTCCTACCTTTATACAAGGGATATTCCCGACCCCGACCTCTTGATTAGAACAGCTGGGGAGCAGAGGATTTCAAATTTCCTCCTCTGGCAAATCGCTTATACCGAGTTTTACATAACCGATACATTGTGGCCTGATTTCACAAAGGAGGACCTAATCAAAGCGATAGAGGATTATAAGAGAAGGAAAAGGAAGTTCGGTGGATTGGCTGATGAAGAGAGTAGCAATATTAGGTAG
- a CDS encoding FAD-binding protein, which produces MLAPRILNKLEEILGKERLLKEWEERLAYSYDSQVEESIPAAIAFPQNEEEISQIMKLAYEEEFFVVPRGAGTGLSGGSVPLNDALVLSFEKMDRIIQIDEQNLYAIAQPGVITLNFQNEVEKRGLLYPPDPASAKASTLGGNIAENAGGLRGFKYGVTKDYVLSMKAVSPQGEFLNLGAKTIKSVSGYDLVSLFCGSEGTLGIIYEATLKLLPLPESWSAMLIIFPTLDEAASAVSLIIAEGIIPSSLEIMDNFTINAIEDYKHLGLPRDAGAIVLLEVDGYRESVEREMGKVEALLGKMKVSDVKRAREQKERDAIWEGRRSALAALARISPTTLLEDVTVPRSQLSAMVKEIERIAKKYNLKIGTFGHAGDGNLHPTFLTDWRDLEERERVKMAIDELFSSAVELGGTLSGEHGIGLAKAPFLPKEFNKATIEAMKAIKKALDPKGLLNPGKIFPD; this is translated from the coding sequence ATGCTTGCCCCCAGAATCTTGAATAAGTTAGAGGAAATTTTAGGAAAAGAGAGACTTCTCAAGGAGTGGGAGGAACGGTTGGCATATTCCTATGATTCCCAAGTTGAGGAATCCATCCCTGCCGCCATTGCCTTCCCCCAAAACGAAGAGGAAATCTCCCAGATTATGAAGCTTGCCTATGAGGAGGAATTCTTCGTCGTCCCTCGCGGCGCAGGAACAGGATTGAGCGGCGGTTCCGTTCCCCTTAACGATGCCCTCGTCTTGAGTTTTGAGAAGATGGACAGGATAATCCAAATAGACGAGCAAAACCTCTATGCAATTGCCCAGCCCGGCGTCATAACTTTAAATTTTCAAAACGAGGTAGAGAAAAGAGGGCTACTCTATCCTCCCGACCCCGCGAGTGCCAAAGCTTCAACCCTTGGCGGAAATATAGCGGAAAACGCGGGTGGCTTGAGAGGTTTTAAATATGGGGTTACTAAAGATTATGTTCTATCCATGAAGGCGGTATCGCCCCAGGGTGAATTTCTAAATTTGGGAGCGAAAACGATAAAATCCGTCTCCGGCTATGACCTCGTAAGTTTGTTTTGTGGCTCTGAGGGAACGCTGGGCATAATCTATGAGGCTACCCTTAAACTCCTCCCTCTCCCCGAGTCCTGGTCCGCTATGCTTATCATCTTTCCAACACTTGATGAGGCGGCTAGCGCCGTCTCCTTAATAATCGCCGAGGGCATCATCCCTTCTTCCTTGGAAATTATGGACAATTTCACAATTAATGCGATTGAGGACTACAAACATCTCGGCTTGCCAAGGGATGCTGGAGCGATAGTCCTCTTGGAGGTTGACGGCTACAGGGAGAGCGTTGAGAGGGAAATGGGTAAGGTTGAGGCACTTTTAGGCAAAATGAAGGTCAGCGATGTGAAGAGGGCAAGGGAACAGAAAGAAAGGGATGCGATTTGGGAAGGAAGGCGTTCCGCTCTCGCAGCCTTGGCGAGGATAAGCCCAACAACATTACTTGAAGATGTAACCGTCCCCCGCTCTCAACTCTCCGCAATGGTCAAGGAAATTGAGAGGATAGCTAAAAAATACAATCTCAAAATAGGAACATTCGGACACGCCGGGGATGGAAATCTCCATCCTACCTTCCTCACAGATTGGAGGGACTTAGAGGAAAGGGAGAGGGTGAAAATGGCGATAGATGAGTTATTCAGCTCCGCTGTTGAATTGGGGGGAACCCTTTCAGGCGAGCACGGGATCGGCTTAGCGAAGGCTCCTTTCCTCCCCAAGGAGTTCAACAAAGCAACTATAGAAGCTATGAAGGCAATCAAGAAAGCCCTGGACCCAAAGGGGCTTTTAAATCCAGGAAAGATTTTTCCAGATTGA
- a CDS encoding PKD domain-containing protein, with translation MPKNRIICFVISVFLALGIALPQELLIFNGQPLSELKIQAGGWGSGTLAESKDIIYQGTFSLKLISYNYYEGGRLDFSTPLDLSSYLKNPFAFLRFRIFPTTSPAATPFPGAGGFMPGGGAFGPGGMFVAPPGGLGGMPGGAPGMPGGAPGMPGGAPGMPGGMQFPGGTYPSVYQLKSFRIVLICEDGLLVSEDFPFEMQIVMGERFYSVAIPFNTFKGNGNGRVKRMLIFTNSPQTIYIGQISVIVDDTPITVVVPSKSIAARVNTYVQFSAFARAGVSSLRYTWDFDDSNGIQEEAIGRTVLHSFTKTGTFNVTVTVSDLAGVKKPVQEKIKVEVLR, from the coding sequence ATGCCGAAAAATAGAATTATCTGCTTTGTGATTTCGGTCTTTTTAGCTCTGGGAATTGCTCTTCCCCAGGAGCTGCTAATTTTCAATGGGCAACCACTTAGCGAGCTCAAGATACAGGCTGGCGGTTGGGGCAGTGGGACTTTGGCTGAATCCAAGGACATAATATATCAAGGCACCTTTTCCCTAAAGCTCATATCCTACAACTATTATGAGGGAGGAAGACTTGATTTCTCCACTCCCTTGGACCTTAGCTCGTATCTCAAAAATCCCTTCGCCTTCCTGCGCTTCCGTATCTTCCCAACCACATCGCCTGCAGCTACCCCATTCCCAGGCGCTGGTGGCTTTATGCCCGGTGGAGGAGCGTTTGGACCAGGAGGAATGTTCGTTGCCCCTCCTGGCGGTCTCGGAGGAATGCCCGGCGGTGCACCGGGAATGCCCGGCGGTGCACCGGGGATGCCCGGCGGCGCACCAGGAATGCCCGGCGGTATGCAGTTCCCAGGTGGAACATATCCTTCGGTATATCAACTGAAGAGCTTCCGCATAGTCCTAATCTGCGAGGATGGTCTTTTGGTATCGGAGGATTTCCCCTTTGAAATGCAGATAGTTATGGGAGAGAGATTCTATTCCGTTGCCATCCCTTTCAACACCTTTAAGGGAAACGGCAACGGAAGAGTCAAAAGGATGCTCATCTTCACAAACTCTCCTCAAACAATATACATTGGGCAGATCAGCGTAATCGTTGACGACACCCCTATCACGGTCGTCGTCCCCTCAAAAAGCATTGCGGCGAGGGTCAATACTTATGTTCAGTTCTCCGCTTTTGCCAGAGCGGGAGTTTCCAGCCTTCGCTATACTTGGGATTTTGATGACTCCAATGGAATTCAAGAAGAAGCAATAGGCAGAACCGTCCTCCACAGCTTCACCAAAACAGGCACTTTTAATGTCACCGTAACAGTGAGCGACCTTGCGGGCGTTAAAAAGCCCGTTCAAGAAAAAATCAAAGTGGAGGTACTGAGATAA
- a CDS encoding YebC/PmpR family DNA-binding transcriptional regulator, producing the protein MSGHSKWHNIRIKKMKMDQLRGRLFSKLSREIMVAARLGGIDPEANPRLRLAISKAKEAGMPSENIERLLKRASGTTDEMRYEEVTYEGYGPAGVALMIEVLTDNRNRAAQEIRAILSRNGGTLAEAGSCSWLFERKGVLLIPKGEVDEDTVLSIAIEAGAEDVKTDDPDNYEIVTAPEDLEEVKEAFEKEGIKIASADLTMLPKTTVRVEGKEAMAVLRLMELLEEQEDVQRVYANFDIPDEIMSTASQ; encoded by the coding sequence ATGTCTGGACACTCTAAGTGGCACAATATAAGAATCAAGAAAATGAAGATGGACCAATTGCGGGGGAGGCTATTCTCCAAACTCTCCCGCGAGATTATGGTGGCGGCAAGGCTGGGTGGAATTGACCCTGAGGCGAACCCTCGCCTCCGCCTCGCCATATCCAAGGCGAAGGAAGCAGGAATGCCCAGCGAAAACATAGAGCGCCTTTTAAAGAGGGCATCTGGAACCACAGATGAGATGCGCTATGAGGAAGTGACTTACGAAGGCTATGGACCAGCGGGCGTTGCCTTGATGATTGAGGTCCTCACCGATAATAGGAATAGAGCAGCTCAGGAGATAAGGGCAATCCTTTCCCGAAATGGAGGGACCCTTGCCGAGGCAGGAAGCTGCTCTTGGCTTTTTGAAAGGAAAGGCGTTTTGCTCATACCAAAGGGAGAGGTGGATGAGGATACGGTGCTAAGCATCGCCATTGAAGCAGGAGCTGAGGATGTGAAAACAGACGACCCAGATAATTATGAAATCGTAACCGCTCCGGAAGACTTGGAGGAGGTAAAAGAAGCCTTTGAGAAAGAGGGAATAAAGATTGCCTCCGCAGACCTCACGATGCTCCCCAAGACAACGGTGAGAGTAGAAGGCAAGGAAGCAATGGCTGTGCTTCGCTTAATGGAGCTATTGGAAGAGCAAGAGGATGTACAAAGGGTCTACGCAAACTTTGACATTCCCGACGAAATAATGTCCACAGCAAGTCAATGA
- a CDS encoding Gfo/Idh/MocA family oxidoreductase has protein sequence MSLKIAVIGAGAHSTRVHFPSLSQIEDVKICAVCDLVYERAKNTAEKYEIEKVYTDYRRMIEETAPDAVYIIVPPHHLFDIAIFCLSQQLNIFVEKPPGITLYQTRSLAQMAEKMGVLTMVGFQRRFAPVMVEAKRRIEERGGMVHCQANFFKNYLGQPPYYEGAVDILTSDAIHSVDILRWMGGEPKKVRSIIKNNFSNYENMFLALVEFDSGATGILSANWTSGKRIYSVEMHGKGIVAFVDPEKEAIFYKDNSETPEILRTEEAAGSDEFIKFAGFYFENKHFIECLREKKQPVTNLLDALKTMEFINSLYIYQM, from the coding sequence ATGAGCTTAAAGATAGCGGTTATAGGAGCAGGAGCCCATTCTACCAGGGTTCATTTTCCCTCCTTAAGCCAAATTGAAGATGTCAAAATTTGCGCTGTGTGTGACTTGGTCTATGAGAGGGCAAAAAACACTGCGGAGAAATACGAAATAGAGAAGGTATACACAGATTATAGGAGGATGATTGAGGAGACAGCCCCAGATGCGGTATATATAATAGTTCCACCTCACCATCTATTTGATATTGCCATCTTCTGCCTATCCCAACAATTGAACATCTTCGTTGAGAAGCCGCCGGGGATAACTCTTTATCAGACGAGGAGCCTCGCCCAAATGGCGGAGAAAATGGGAGTTCTGACTATGGTTGGCTTTCAAAGGAGATTTGCCCCAGTGATGGTGGAGGCGAAAAGGAGGATAGAAGAAAGGGGAGGGATGGTTCACTGCCAGGCTAACTTTTTCAAGAATTACCTCGGTCAACCTCCTTATTATGAAGGAGCGGTGGATATCTTGACGAGCGATGCAATCCATTCTGTTGATATATTGAGGTGGATGGGAGGGGAACCAAAGAAAGTGAGGAGCATAATAAAGAACAACTTCTCTAATTACGAGAATATGTTTCTCGCCTTGGTTGAGTTTGATTCCGGAGCGACAGGGATATTGTCGGCTAACTGGACGAGCGGGAAGAGGATTTACTCCGTGGAGATGCATGGCAAGGGGATAGTAGCCTTTGTCGACCCGGAGAAGGAGGCGATATTTTATAAAGATAACTCGGAAACTCCTGAGATTTTGAGGACGGAGGAAGCGGCGGGAAGCGATGAGTTCATTAAATTCGCTGGCTTTTATTTTGAGAATAAGCATTTCATAGAATGTCTGAGGGAAAAGAAACAGCCTGTGACGAACCTCTTGGACGCCCTAAAAACGATGGAGTTCATAAATTCGCTTTATATTTATCAAATGTGA
- a CDS encoding 1-deoxy-D-xylulose-5-phosphate reductoisomerase: protein MKRVAILGSTGSIGQQALQVIERHSDKLSLFAISAGKNYASLREQALRFNPQIIHMSYPEYLPLLRKEFPEKEILTGNEGLSYIAGHPEVDILLVAIPSPIAIEPTIIALRTGKRVALAAKEVLVCGGELVMREVGELIPVDSEHSAVYQLLRGEENSIKRIILTASGGPFLNTPLERFPEITPEEALKHPTWHMGKKITIDSATLFNKGLEIIEAKWLFNLPLSRIDVIVHPQSIIHSLVEFEDGSIKAHLSFPDMRLPIQYALLYPQRFPSLIPPLDFSNLSLTFLQLDERRFPAVKLCREAGEKGGTYPAVLCGADEAAVDLFLRKKIKFVEIPSLVERALTKHEGKEEPTLEDILQAYEWAKEEVLKETM from the coding sequence ATGAAGAGAGTAGCAATATTAGGTAGCACTGGCTCAATTGGTCAGCAGGCTCTCCAAGTTATTGAAAGGCATAGTGATAAACTATCCCTCTTCGCCATCTCGGCGGGAAAGAACTACGCCTCTCTTCGCGAGCAAGCCCTTCGCTTTAACCCCCAAATTATCCATATGAGCTACCCAGAATACCTTCCCCTTCTGAGGAAGGAATTTCCGGAAAAGGAAATTCTGACGGGAAATGAAGGGCTCTCCTATATAGCTGGGCATCCGGAAGTTGATATATTGCTCGTTGCCATCCCCTCTCCCATAGCGATTGAGCCAACGATTATCGCTTTGAGGACTGGTAAGAGGGTGGCTCTCGCTGCAAAGGAGGTGCTCGTCTGTGGTGGCGAGCTGGTGATGAGAGAGGTGGGAGAGCTCATCCCCGTTGATAGCGAGCATTCGGCAGTCTATCAGCTTCTCAGGGGGGAGGAAAACTCCATTAAAAGGATAATCCTTACCGCCTCAGGCGGTCCTTTCCTGAATACCCCTCTGGAAAGGTTTCCCGAGATAACGCCGGAGGAAGCTCTAAAACACCCAACTTGGCATATGGGGAAAAAGATAACGATAGACTCCGCGACCCTCTTCAACAAAGGATTGGAAATAATAGAGGCTAAATGGCTTTTCAATTTACCCTTGTCAAGGATAGATGTAATCGTTCATCCCCAGAGCATCATACATTCTCTTGTTGAGTTTGAGGATGGTTCAATTAAAGCCCATTTATCATTCCCTGATATGAGATTGCCAATCCAATACGCCCTCCTTTATCCCCAGCGTTTCCCTTCACTCATTCCTCCCCTTGACTTTTCTAATCTTTCCCTGACCTTCCTGCAACTTGACGAAAGGCGCTTCCCTGCGGTAAAATTATGCAGGGAAGCGGGAGAGAAGGGAGGAACCTATCCCGCTGTCCTCTGCGGAGCCGATGAGGCGGCTGTGGATTTGTTTTTGAGGAAGAAAATAAAATTTGTTGAGATTCCTTCGCTCGTTGAGAGGGCTCTCACCAAGCACGAGGGCAAGGAGGAACCAACTTTAGAGGATATCCTTCAAGCCTATGAGTGGGCGAAGGAAGAGGTCTTAAAGGAGACGATGTAA
- a CDS encoding glycoside hydrolase family 2 yields the protein MHYRKIFSLIISILILSLMEGALPMDKTSQWHPAELTLSTPWTEEVNPNAPHPEYPRPQLVRKGWINLNGLWDYAIRERSDATPSEFDGKILVPFPVESALSGVKKTIESNQYLWYRRTFKTPSLPQGKKLLLHFGAVDWESKVYLNGKEIGTHRGGYDSFTYDITDYVKRDGENELIVRVWDPTEDGRQAKGKQLRRAVREPGGIMYTPTSGIWQTVWLEIVPETYIENLRIIPDVDKKSVHITVFTAGNTADAIVQIFVQEGRKVVGKENGKAGQEITIPLPNPKLWSPDNPFLYSLKIELLSGGKKIDEVESYFGMRKVEIGKDEKGITRILINGKFIFQRGPLDQGFWPDGIYTAPTDEALRFDVVMMKKLGFNCVRKHVKREPDRWYYWCDKLGLLVWQDMPAGGVGVEANGEKDGRPISLEEAQQFEGELRAMVKQLFNHPSIIMWIVFNEGWGQYDTARLVEMVREIDNTRLISGASGWFVYSGIGDIIDIHSYPGPACPEFEEKRAAVLGEFGGLGFVVEGHTWIKTGWGYRSFSSQKALTKAYLKVWQGAWELCEKKGLSGAIYTQLTDVETELNGILTYDRRVLKMPLAEISEAVGKGKFRLPRYKVLLPSAKDEKVLWRYTLNDPPEDWMKPEFDDSSWEEGVGGFGAPGTPGSIVGTEWRTSDIWLRRKFHLPKLSEKELENLILIIHHDEDAEVYINGVLAVKLPGFTTDYEEEEIPKEALKALNLGGENVLAIHCHQTVGGQYIDAGLSLEIKD from the coding sequence ATGCATTACAGAAAAATTTTCTCTTTGATAATCTCTATTTTGATTTTATCACTTATGGAAGGAGCGTTGCCTATGGACAAGACATCCCAATGGCATCCTGCCGAGCTAACTCTCTCCACCCCCTGGACAGAAGAGGTGAACCCAAACGCACCCCATCCGGAATATCCTCGCCCCCAGCTCGTTCGCAAGGGATGGATTAACCTCAATGGTCTTTGGGACTACGCTATAAGGGAGAGAAGCGATGCTACACCCAGCGAATTTGATGGGAAAATACTCGTCCCCTTCCCTGTGGAATCCGCCCTCTCTGGAGTGAAGAAGACGATAGAATCAAATCAATATCTTTGGTATAGAAGAACTTTCAAGACCCCTTCTCTTCCTCAAGGGAAAAAATTGCTGCTACATTTCGGCGCTGTTGATTGGGAATCTAAAGTTTATCTCAACGGAAAAGAGATAGGAACTCATAGAGGCGGATATGACTCCTTCACCTATGATATAACGGATTATGTTAAGAGGGATGGGGAAAACGAATTAATAGTAAGGGTTTGGGACCCCACAGAGGATGGTCGCCAGGCGAAAGGAAAGCAATTAAGGCGAGCGGTCAGGGAGCCAGGAGGGATAATGTATACCCCTACATCGGGAATCTGGCAGACTGTTTGGCTGGAAATCGTTCCCGAAACCTATATTGAGAACCTAAGGATAATCCCAGATGTTGATAAAAAGTCAGTGCATATAACTGTGTTTACAGCGGGAAATACAGCCGATGCTATCGTTCAGATTTTTGTGCAAGAAGGAAGAAAGGTTGTGGGAAAGGAAAATGGGAAAGCTGGGCAAGAAATAACAATCCCTCTTCCCAATCCCAAGCTTTGGAGTCCGGATAATCCCTTCCTCTACTCCCTCAAGATAGAGCTTCTCTCTGGGGGAAAGAAGATAGACGAAGTGGAGAGTTATTTCGGGATGAGAAAAGTAGAGATAGGGAAGGACGAAAAGGGTATCACTCGCATCCTAATAAATGGAAAATTCATCTTCCAGAGAGGACCTCTGGACCAAGGTTTTTGGCCGGATGGAATCTACACCGCTCCCACTGATGAGGCTCTCCGTTTTGATGTTGTGATGATGAAAAAGCTTGGCTTCAACTGCGTGAGGAAACATGTGAAGAGAGAGCCCGACCGCTGGTATTATTGGTGCGATAAGCTCGGGCTTTTGGTTTGGCAGGATATGCCAGCTGGCGGTGTTGGCGTGGAGGCAAATGGTGAAAAGGATGGAAGACCAATTTCCCTTGAGGAGGCGCAACAGTTTGAAGGGGAATTGAGGGCAATGGTTAAGCAACTCTTCAATCACCCTTCCATTATTATGTGGATTGTCTTCAACGAAGGATGGGGGCAGTATGATACCGCCCGCTTAGTGGAAATGGTGAGGGAAATTGATAACACAAGATTAATCAGTGGTGCGAGCGGATGGTTCGTGTATTCCGGAATCGGAGATATTATAGATATTCACAGCTATCCCGGACCTGCCTGTCCTGAATTTGAGGAGAAAAGGGCTGCTGTTTTGGGGGAATTTGGTGGCTTGGGCTTCGTAGTTGAAGGGCATACTTGGATTAAAACCGGTTGGGGATATCGTTCCTTTTCCTCCCAGAAGGCTCTAACCAAGGCTTATCTTAAAGTATGGCAAGGAGCATGGGAGCTGTGCGAGAAAAAAGGTCTATCAGGGGCGATTTACACCCAGCTGACCGATGTAGAAACGGAGCTTAACGGAATCCTCACCTATGACAGGCGCGTTCTCAAAATGCCTCTCGCCGAGATTTCTGAAGCGGTAGGCAAAGGGAAATTCCGCCTCCCTCGCTATAAAGTTCTTCTTCCCTCTGCTAAAGATGAAAAGGTCCTCTGGCGCTACACTCTGAACGACCCTCCAGAGGATTGGATGAAGCCGGAGTTTGATGATTCCTCCTGGGAAGAGGGAGTGGGAGGATTTGGAGCCCCAGGGACTCCCGGTTCAATCGTCGGAACAGAATGGCGGACCTCGGACATATGGCTACGAAGGAAGTTTCATCTCCCAAAGCTTTCGGAGAAGGAATTGGAAAATTTGATTTTGATTATTCATCACGATGAAGATGCGGAAGTTTATATCAACGGGGTTTTGGCAGTTAAATTGCCGGGCTTCACAACCGATTACGAAGAAGAGGAGATTCCCAAGGAAGCTCTAAAAGCATTGAATTTAGGAGGAGAAAATGTCTTGGCGATACATTGCCATCAAACGGTTGGAGGTCAATACATAGACGCGGGGCTTTCTCTTGAAATAAAAGATTGA
- a CDS encoding DUF362 domain-containing protein — protein sequence MSANVYFADVRKQYNQHGFPTMSNPQRIQKLFEAADLGSCISEGDMVAIKIPFGGLTRQYGIHPIIVSTVVEEVKKRGGIPFITETYAWHFSMSWGAGAPSGLMNIAKKGYSQLLGAPLIFADGIKGVHREVVPVDGLILKEVDVAGEIYQADAMIVISHLTGHPMSGYAATLKNIGMGCSARRGKALIHAGAETKVAWDKEKCIFCLRCVRVCASKAISYEENEIRINREKCIGCGDCTFFCPTNALRMEVIHPHPEELAMLYHGKLCSPATELQQIKLADAVKGILSTFKEGKVGFINDVTNVTYECDCSPTATVPIICDVGFLASKDPVAIDKAAIDLAIQSPGYPVGLASLLEDLSPGVDKAGALYKKLLPNDVYREDFWRIHLEAAAKIGVGELEYNLIQVV from the coding sequence ATGTCTGCAAATGTTTATTTTGCCGATGTGAGAAAGCAGTATAACCAGCACGGCTTTCCCACTATGAGCAATCCCCAAAGGATTCAAAAGCTGTTTGAGGCAGCTGACCTTGGCTCCTGCATAAGCGAAGGGGATATGGTGGCAATCAAGATTCCCTTCGGCGGTCTCACCCGCCAATATGGCATCCATCCAATCATCGTCAGCACGGTTGTGGAAGAGGTAAAGAAGCGAGGGGGAATCCCCTTTATAACGGAGACTTATGCCTGGCATTTCTCAATGTCCTGGGGAGCTGGGGCTCCAAGCGGACTTATGAATATAGCAAAGAAGGGTTATAGTCAGCTCCTCGGAGCTCCTTTGATATTCGCCGATGGCATAAAGGGAGTGCATAGGGAAGTCGTTCCAGTTGACGGACTGATTCTCAAAGAAGTGGATGTAGCGGGCGAGATTTATCAGGCAGACGCTATGATAGTCATCAGCCATCTTACGGGACATCCTATGAGCGGATATGCTGCCACCCTAAAGAACATAGGAATGGGGTGCTCGGCGAGGCGCGGGAAAGCATTGATTCACGCTGGAGCGGAGACGAAAGTTGCTTGGGATAAGGAAAAATGCATCTTCTGCCTTCGCTGTGTTAGGGTTTGCGCCAGCAAGGCAATTTCCTATGAGGAAAACGAGATAAGGATAAATAGGGAAAAGTGCATAGGTTGTGGCGATTGCACATTTTTCTGCCCTACCAACGCCTTGAGGATGGAGGTAATCCATCCTCATCCAGAGGAATTAGCTATGCTTTATCATGGAAAGCTCTGCTCTCCGGCGACAGAGCTTCAACAAATAAAGCTCGCCGATGCGGTAAAGGGAATACTTTCCACATTCAAGGAAGGGAAAGTGGGCTTCATAAACGATGTGACAAATGTTACATACGAGTGCGATTGCTCTCCTACCGCTACAGTTCCCATAATCTGCGATGTGGGCTTTCTCGCCTCCAAGGACCCAGTTGCGATTGATAAAGCAGCGATTGACCTCGCGATTCAATCCCCGGGCTATCCCGTAGGCTTAGCCAGCCTCCTTGAAGACCTCTCTCCCGGAGTTGATAAGGCTGGAGCGCTTTATAAGAAGCTCCTCCCCAACGATGTTTATAGGGAGGATTTCTGGCGGATTCATCTTGAAGCAGCAGCTAAAATCGGCGTAGGTGAATTGGAATACAATCTAATACAGGTGGTATAA
- a CDS encoding site-2 protease family protein, with translation MLLTLISFVFAISILVLVHEFGHLIFAKAFGMEVKEFSIGFGKPAISFMMGGTKYSIRPILFGGYVNIAEMEMDAEAWKEGKGFMQRPFHQRILVLFAGSLMNFVLAIVIFGCLGMFVGKTVGITNKIERVLPGSPAERAGIMAGDKLIAVGNVQSDKPEKLRQEIEKRANQVVLVKVERDGKILSFHVVPQAEKSYRRVKGRIEQVEVGRIGIVFTSITKKMPFGEAVWAGLKDTYYLTRLVVSYPYLAITKKVPVEVGGPVAVAKITGEGARLGFSVLMDRIAMISVNLAVFNLFPIPGLDGGLLFIMLINSIYAGIFKRNIDYKKIVLVNSIGIALLLGLMAILTLFDIRRLFQ, from the coding sequence TTGCTCTTGACATTAATATCTTTCGTCTTCGCTATAAGCATATTGGTGCTTGTCCACGAGTTTGGGCACTTGATATTCGCCAAAGCCTTTGGAATGGAGGTAAAGGAATTCTCCATAGGCTTTGGCAAACCCGCTATATCTTTTATGATGGGTGGGACCAAATACTCCATTCGCCCCATCTTATTCGGAGGGTATGTGAACATTGCGGAGATGGAAATGGACGCGGAAGCTTGGAAGGAAGGCAAGGGTTTTATGCAAAGACCATTCCATCAGCGCATCCTCGTCCTCTTTGCTGGGTCTCTGATGAACTTCGTTTTAGCTATCGTCATATTCGGCTGCTTGGGGATGTTCGTGGGTAAAACCGTTGGAATCACGAACAAGATAGAGCGGGTTCTTCCCGGTAGCCCTGCTGAGAGGGCGGGGATAATGGCGGGAGATAAACTGATAGCGGTTGGGAATGTTCAATCCGATAAGCCGGAGAAGCTGAGGCAGGAGATTGAAAAGCGAGCGAATCAAGTTGTTCTCGTTAAGGTGGAGAGGGATGGAAAGATTCTTTCATTTCATGTTGTTCCTCAGGCGGAGAAATCGTATAGGAGGGTGAAAGGAAGGATAGAGCAGGTGGAGGTGGGAAGGATAGGGATAGTTTTCACGAGCATAACCAAGAAGATGCCCTTTGGTGAAGCTGTGTGGGCGGGATTAAAGGATACATATTATCTCACTCGTCTTGTCGTTAGTTATCCCTATTTAGCGATAACGAAGAAGGTGCCGGTGGAGGTGGGAGGACCGGTTGCTGTGGCAAAGATTACCGGGGAGGGGGCTCGTTTGGGCTTCTCTGTTCTTATGGATAGGATAGCGATGATAAGCGTCAATCTCGCAGTCTTCAATCTCTTCCCCATTCCTGGCTTGGATGGAGGTCTTCTCTTTATTATGCTCATCAACTCCATTTACGCAGGCATTTTCAAGAGGAATATAGATTACAAGAAGATAGTCCTGGTCAATTCAATAGGAATAGCCCTACTCCTCGGACTTATGGCGATTCTTACCCTATTTGATATCCGCAGGCTTTTCCAATAA